The DNA segment CTACACTTAGATATCAAAAAAATCAGTCATCCTCAACCACAACCCTATTCCTCCCAGTCACCTTGGCCCTGTAGAGGGCATCATCAGCGCGCTTGAAGAGTGTCTCATCCCTACCAGGTCCATGAAGAGACGCAATCCCACAGGAGACGGTGAGATTCAATCCCACGATGTTGAGACAGCAGCCACTCTGCTGAATGGCCAGGCTGATCTTTTCCGCCAGGGACCTTGCGCCATCGGCATCGCAACCGGGCAGTAACGCAACGAACTCTTCACCCCCATAGCGGGCGGTGAAATCACTTTCACGCAGGTGAGTGTCAATCACCTGGGCCACACAACGGATTACGTCGTCACCAAAAGGATGTCCGTAGCTGTCATTGATTTTTTTGAAATGGTCGATATCCCAAACCACCAGTGACAGGGGCGTAGCGTAGCGTTCACTGCGTGCTATCTCGGACTTTAAACGTGCGGCGAATGCGCGCCGGTTTGCAATACCGGTGAGCGGATCGATCTGGGCGAGCTTACGCTCACTCTCCAGCTGCTGCTGTAACAACCGCACTTGTTGCTCAAGCTCATCAACACGTCTTTGCAGCATTTCATCAGGCTTATCCACATCGT comes from the Candidatus Thiodiazotropha sp. CDECU1 genome and includes:
- a CDS encoding GGDEF domain-containing protein; its protein translation is MNQPTEGLHKMGSTDHSKKGNCNLRLVKSDDQSVQTIRLPGRLDDVDKPDEMLQRRVDELEQQVRLLQQQLESERKLAQIDPLTGIANRRAFAARLKSEIARSERYATPLSLVVWDIDHFKKINDSYGHPFGDDVIRCVAQVIDTHLRESDFTARYGGEEFVALLPGCDADGARSLAEKISLAIQQSGCCLNIVGLNLTVSCGIASLHGPGRDETLFKRADDALYRAKVTGRNRVVVEDD